A region from the Flavobacteriales bacterium genome encodes:
- a CDS encoding response regulator transcription factor, translating into MIRAAPRQPMFLVRGDRVLRVVYLAHTPASKARDRATMINAVIVDDSADNRLYLRTLLSSSHPNVQVHGEAANVQEALLAIARHSPQLVFLDVEMPGGTGFDLLRRMETWPFDVIFCTAYERYAVQAIRFSALDYLLKPVQPDELAQALERFRAAHPHAPARQVMQQQFLNNIGAADEHAMKLTLTTGDRTYFVSPAELSHCTADDNYTELHTTDGRRFVSARTLKDYEDMLAPLGFLRVHRSTLVNKAGITHLDDGHVVLKNNVRVEISRRKKEDVLKALAG; encoded by the coding sequence ATGATCAGGGCCGCCCCGCGCCAGCCGATGTTCCTGGTGCGCGGCGATCGCGTGCTGCGGGTCGTCTATCTTGCCCACACTCCCGCAAGCAAGGCACGGGACAGGGCAACGATGATCAACGCAGTGATCGTGGACGACAGCGCGGACAACAGGCTCTACCTCCGCACGTTGCTCTCATCCTCGCATCCGAACGTGCAGGTGCACGGGGAAGCCGCCAATGTGCAGGAGGCCCTGCTGGCCATCGCACGCCATTCCCCTCAGCTTGTTTTCCTGGACGTGGAAATGCCCGGTGGCACGGGCTTCGACCTGCTGCGGAGGATGGAGACCTGGCCGTTCGATGTGATCTTCTGCACGGCTTATGAACGTTACGCGGTGCAGGCCATCCGCTTCAGCGCGCTGGACTATCTGTTGAAACCGGTGCAACCGGACGAACTGGCCCAGGCGCTGGAGCGGTTCAGGGCCGCGCATCCCCACGCTCCGGCGCGCCAGGTCATGCAACAGCAATTCCTGAACAACATCGGCGCTGCGGACGAGCACGCGATGAAGCTGACCCTCACCACGGGCGACCGCACGTACTTCGTATCGCCGGCGGAGTTGAGCCATTGCACAGCGGATGACAACTACACCGAGCTGCACACAACGGATGGCCGTCGCTTCGTGAGCGCGCGCACGCTGAAGGATTACGAGGACATGCTGGCGCCGCTCGGCTTCCTGCGCGTGCACCGCAGCACGCTGGTGAACAAGGCCGGGATCACCCACTTGGACGATGGGCATGTGGTGCTGAAGAACAACGTGCGCGTGGAGATCAGCAGGCGCAAAAAGGAGGATGTGCTGAAGGCTTTGGCCGGCTGA